Sequence from the Thermocaproicibacter melissae genome:
CGCGGTCCATTGCATAATAACGGCCCATGACGGTCGAAATTTCACCGATGCCGATTTCTTTCATCTTGGCGACACATTCCGCAACATAATCAACGCCAGAAGTCGGCGGGACATCGCGTCCGTCGAGGAACGCGTGAACATATACTTTCTTGCAGCCGCGCTGTTTTGCGAGCTTCAGAAGAGCATACAGGTGAGAATTGTGGCTGTGCACGCCGCCGTCGGAGAGGAGGCCCATCAGGTGCAGGGCTTTGCCGTTCTTCGCGGCATTGTCGACGGCTGCAACAAGAGCCGAGTTCTCGAAGAAATCGCCATCTTCAATGGACTTTGTAATGCGGGTCAGGTCCTGATATACGATGCGGCCTGCGCCGATATTGGTGTGGCCGACCTCGGAGTTGCCCATCTGACCGTCCGGAAGGCCGACGTTAAGACCGGACGCACCGATCTGGGTGATGGGGTTCTCCGCGAAAAGGCGGTCCAGATTCGGCGTTTTTGCTGCCTTGATGGCATTCCCCTTATCAGGTCCGATGCCAAATCCGTCCATAATAATTAGAATCAATGGTTTTTTCATTTACATAGCTCCTTAAGGAAGTTTCTTATTTGCTGGCTGCCTTGACGATTTCAGCGAAATCAGCCGGCTTCAGAGAAGCGCCACCGATGAGCCCGCCGTCAACATCCGGCTGTGCAAGCAGTTCTGCCGCGTTTTTCGCATTCATGGAACCGCCGTATTGAATCGTAAAGGCATCCGCTGCGTCTTTGCCGTAAAGGTCGGCAATAACGGAACGAATCACTGCGCAGACTTCGTTTGCCTGCTGTGCGGTTGCGGTCTTTCCGGTGCCAATTGCCCAAATGGGCTCATAGGCAATGATCATCTTCTTGAGTTCTTCTTTTGTTACGCCGCAGAGAGCGATTTTCGTCTGCATGGCAACGAGCTCAGCGGTAATGCCCTGCTCACGCTGCTCCAGAGATTCGCCAACGCAGAGGATAACATTGAGGCCAGCATTGAGAGCTGCGCGGATGCGCTTGTTGACCGTCTGGTCCGTTTCACCGAAGTAGGTTCTGCGCTCACTGTGGCCGATGATGACATACTGCACGCCCATGGAAGTAAGCATGGGGGCGGAAATCTCACCGGTGAACGCGCCGGAATTCTCCCAATGGCAGTTTTCGGCGCCGACACCAATGTTGGTTCCTTTCGTAGCCTCGAGCACAACGCTGAGGTCCACATAAGGTACGCAGACAACAACATCGCAGTCTGCATTCTTAACGAGAGGCTTAATGCCCTCTATGAGTTCTTTCGCCTCTGCTGGGGTTTTATTCATTTTCCAGTTTCCGGCAATTACTGCCTTTCTGAGTTGCTTGTTCATGATTTAATATTCCTTTCGCAATAGATTTCAGGATTCACATGCCAAACGGGGGCGAATTAAATTCGCCCCCGAGACAGTTCACAGTGAATTATTTATCATTGAGGCAGGCAATTCCCGGCAGGACTTTTCCTTCGAGGAATTCCAGCGATGCGCCGCCGCCTGTGGAAATGTGCGTCATCTTATCTGCGAAGCCGAGCTTTTCAATCGCAGCAGCAGAGTCGCCACCGCCGATGATGGAAATTGCGTCGCTGTCTGCAACAGCCTGAGCAACAGCGATGGTACCATTTGCAAAATGCTCCCACTCACTGACACCCATCGGGCCATTCCACACAATCGTGCCTGCGCCCTTGATAGCGCTGGCAAACAGTGCGCAGGATTTTGCACCGATGTCAAGGCCCATCCAGCCATCCGGAATTGTGTCAGAATCCACACGACGGAACTCTGTGTCTGGCTTATACTCAAGGCCAATCACATTGTCAACAGGAATCAGGAAGCGAACGCCTTTTTCCTTTGCTTTTGCCATAATGTCTTTTGCCAGGTCAATCTTGTCGTTCTCGCAGATGGAGGAGCCGATGGAATAACCGAGCGCCTTCATGAAGGTGTAGGCCATGCCGCCGCCGATGATGAGGGTGTCTACCTTATCAAGCAAATTGGTAATAACACCGATTTTGTCGGAAACCTTGGCGCCGCCGAGGATTGCAACGAACGGGCGCTTCGGGTCTTCCAAAGCCTTGCCCATAATCGTGATTTCTTTCTGAATCAGGTAGCCGCAAACAGCCGGCAGATAATCTGCAACGCCTGCGGTGGAAGCATGAGCACGGTGAGCGGTGCCGAATGCATCGTTTACATAGATTTCAGCAAGAGAAGCAAGCTCCTTTGCGAAAGCGGGGTCGTTCTTTTCTTCTTCTTTGTGGAAACGAACGTTTTCAAGCAGTTCCACTTCGCCCTCTTTGAGGGAAGCAGCAATGCTCTTTGCACTTTCGCCGATAACGTCTTTTGCCATCTTGACTTCCTGACCGAGAGCTTTGGAGAGGTATGCTGCTACCGGCGCAAGAGAATACTTCATGTTGAATTCGCCCTTCGGGCGGCCCAGATGGGAGCAAAGAATTACTTTCGCCTTGTGGTCAATAAGGTAACGAATGGTCTTGAGAGCTTCGTTGATACGCTTCGGGTCTGTAATGTTTCCCTGATCATCAAACGGAACATTGAAGTCGCAGCGAACAAGAACTCTTTTACCCGTTACATCAATATCTTCTACGGTTTTTTTGTTTAAGTAGTTCATATAGCCTCTCCTTTGTATTCATATTAGTTGAAATTGTCTACTTTATAACAATCCTTCCCGATTATACAACGGTTTTTTCGCTTTTTCAAGCACTAAGAAATCTGTTTTACACATCGAGCCAAAAGTTTGTTAAAAATTTACCATTTATACTGTCTTAATTGCCCTTCACACAGCAAATTCGGATAATTCCATTGGCGAAGTACTTCATAAACACCTATGGCAACCGAGTTGGAAAGGTTTAGGCTTCGGGCATCCGGATTGTTCAGCATGGGAATACGGACGCAGGTTTCCGGATTATTGTAGAGCAAATCCTCCGGCAGACCTGCAGTCTCTTTGCCGAAAACGAGATAGCAGCCGTCCGGATAAGACACCTCGGAGTGAATTTTGCGGCCTTTTGTAGAGAAGTAGTAGAAAATTCCTGAATTTCGGCTGAAAAAATCGGAAAGACTGTGATAGACGGTAATATCGAGCAAATGCCAATAGTCAAGCCCGGCTCGTTTTAATTTGCGATCGTCAATTTTAAAGCCGAGCGGTTCAACAAGATGCAGCCGCGCTCCGGTTAGAGCGCAGGTGCGAGCGATATTTCCCGTGTTCTGAGGTATCTCTGGTTCAACGAGGACAACATTCAGGGCAGGCATAGTATTCTCCTTTTCGATTGTTTTCATGAAGGATTTCCCTTCAATATTTTCTGGGAATAGGGGGTAAATTAATGAATGGATTCAGCATTATTCAAAAATTGATTTGCACTGTAAACAAAGTTTGGAGGTTGTATGCGATGCGTCAACAGGCTATGGGATTTCTGAAAGGTGTCGGCGCAGGGATGGTAGCCGGTGCCGCAATTGCTATGATGAACGACAAAATGATGAAAAACAACCGCAATTACCGGCGCAACGCTCACAAGACCATGCGCGCCATGGAACAGCTTTTCAGCAACATTCAGGGAATGTTCTGATAATACACAGAAAAAAGGAGCGGGTTCTCTCCCGCTCCTTTTTGCACGGTCAACAGTCAGTTTTGGCTCACCACACTGTACATTCCGAACATGGGCATCACAATGGAGATAATCACTGTGCCGACAATCACGGCGATGATAATCGTCATGTTTCAGGAGAGCAAGTCATGCGTTTTATGAAATATGAATGGTAACGCCGACTTTTCCATCTTCTATCATATCCATTATACTGCCCCGAATCAAGCGGTTCCGGACAACCTTTGCAGAAATCTCCAGCGAATGAACCACATTGACACTGGCAAGCCGCTACCTTTCCGCGGACATTTATTTTCTTTGGCATCACAATGAAATGAGAGAACAACTGTGAGATTTTTTCAATGCTTTTTTCAATCATACATATTGCGATTCTATTGTAATATTTTAGGATGATGTGTAAAATTGTATCTGAAAAACTAAAACGAGGTGAGGGAATTGAGCAAACTTTTTATTAATGCTAGCAACCGCAAAAGCAAAATCAACAAAGAAATTTACAGTCACTTTTCAGAACATCTCGGCAGATGCATATACGGCGGTCTATACGTCGGAGAGGATTCCCCCGTTCCGAACACAAACGGAATGCGCAACGATGTTGTTGAGGCCTTGAAAAACATCCGTATTCCGGCTCTGCGCTGGCCCGGCGGATGCTTCGCCGACGAATACCACTGGATGGACGGCATCGGAGAGAAATCAAAACGCA
This genomic interval carries:
- the tpiA gene encoding triose-phosphate isomerase, with translation MNKQLRKAVIAGNWKMNKTPAEAKELIEGIKPLVKNADCDVVVCVPYVDLSVVLEATKGTNIGVGAENCHWENSGAFTGEISAPMLTSMGVQYVIIGHSERRTYFGETDQTVNKRIRAALNAGLNVILCVGESLEQREQGITAELVAMQTKIALCGVTKEELKKMIIAYEPIWAIGTGKTATAQQANEVCAVIRSVIADLYGKDAADAFTIQYGGSMNAKNAAELLAQPDVDGGLIGGASLKPADFAEIVKAASK
- a CDS encoding phosphoglycerate kinase, yielding MNYLNKKTVEDIDVTGKRVLVRCDFNVPFDDQGNITDPKRINEALKTIRYLIDHKAKVILCSHLGRPKGEFNMKYSLAPVAAYLSKALGQEVKMAKDVIGESAKSIAASLKEGEVELLENVRFHKEEEKNDPAFAKELASLAEIYVNDAFGTAHRAHASTAGVADYLPAVCGYLIQKEITIMGKALEDPKRPFVAILGGAKVSDKIGVITNLLDKVDTLIIGGGMAYTFMKALGYSIGSSICENDKIDLAKDIMAKAKEKGVRFLIPVDNVIGLEYKPDTEFRRVDSDTIPDGWMGLDIGAKSCALFASAIKGAGTIVWNGPMGVSEWEHFANGTIAVAQAVADSDAISIIGGGDSAAAIEKLGFADKMTHISTGGGASLEFLEGKVLPGIACLNDK
- a CDS encoding tRNA (cytidine(34)-2'-O)-methyltransferase encodes the protein MPALNVVLVEPEIPQNTGNIARTCALTGARLHLVEPLGFKIDDRKLKRAGLDYWHLLDITVYHSLSDFFSRNSGIFYYFSTKGRKIHSEVSYPDGCYLVFGKETAGLPEDLLYNNPETCVRIPMLNNPDARSLNLSNSVAIGVYEVLRQWNYPNLLCEGQLRQYKW